One Amphiprion ocellaris isolate individual 3 ecotype Okinawa chromosome 5, ASM2253959v1, whole genome shotgun sequence genomic region harbors:
- the dynlrb1 gene encoding dynein light chain roadblock-type 1, which produces MAEVEETLKRIQGQKGVQGIIIVNSEGIPVKTTLDNSSTVQYAGLIHQLVMKARSTVRDIDPQNDLTFLRVRSKKNEIMIAPDKDYFLIVIQNPSD; this is translated from the exons ATG GCTGAAGTGGAGGAAACTCTGAAGAGGATTCAGGGCCAGAAGGGAGTTCAGGGAATCATCATCGTCAATTCAGAAG GAATTCCCGTGAAGACGACTCTGGACAACTCGAGCACGGTGCAGTATGCTGGTCTGATCCACCAGCTGGTCATGAAGGCTAGAAGCACCGTCCGAGACATCGACCCCCAGAACGACCTCACCTTCCTCCGGGTCCGGTCCAAGAAGAACGAGATCATGATTGCTCcgg ATAAGGACTATTTCCTGATCGTCATCCAGAACCCGTCAGATTGA